The following proteins are co-located in the Rhodococcus opacus B4 genome:
- a CDS encoding Lrp/AsnC family transcriptional regulator, which translates to MTSQAAAELDLAIIGALQLNPRADWADLAEALQYSPKTLARRWKLLSESGSAWIAVAPGPTFLQFGCAAWLAITCRPQSKHDVVEALIAEPAVDTVSSTSGTSDFHVIVFVSSIADLTRLLTDRIEVIEGIRSVTTTVVLTNYTESARWRVQVLDLEQAHLLQLPQAAPTRRKTIPFLDDLDRSLLGALAKDGRQAWTTLGEQCDVTGPTARRRVERLIDGGRVALRCEGANALVGPVVETTFMITTAPNELDTVGNLLSRIPKCRIANATTGTSTIVATMWFQTISEIAPFAAALTRELPSITISDRFISLHTFKRAGHVLDQDGRTTGLIPRAIF; encoded by the coding sequence ATGACGTCTCAGGCTGCCGCAGAACTGGACCTTGCAATTATCGGCGCGCTGCAACTCAACCCCCGCGCTGACTGGGCGGACCTGGCAGAGGCACTTCAGTACTCGCCGAAGACACTCGCCCGAAGATGGAAGTTGTTGTCCGAGAGCGGCTCGGCATGGATCGCGGTGGCTCCGGGCCCGACCTTCCTGCAATTCGGATGTGCCGCATGGCTTGCGATCACCTGCAGACCACAGAGTAAGCATGACGTTGTAGAAGCCCTGATTGCCGAACCAGCAGTCGACACGGTATCGAGCACATCCGGGACGTCGGACTTCCATGTGATCGTGTTCGTGTCCAGCATTGCCGACCTCACCCGTCTGCTCACCGACCGCATCGAGGTGATCGAAGGAATCAGGTCGGTGACGACGACGGTCGTGCTCACCAACTACACAGAAAGCGCGCGGTGGCGCGTCCAGGTGTTAGACCTGGAACAGGCCCATCTTCTCCAATTGCCCCAGGCAGCGCCCACACGCAGGAAAACGATTCCATTCCTGGACGATCTCGATCGTTCTCTGCTCGGCGCTCTGGCGAAAGATGGGCGTCAAGCATGGACCACACTCGGCGAGCAATGCGATGTGACCGGACCGACCGCGCGACGCCGCGTCGAGAGGCTGATCGACGGGGGACGCGTGGCCCTGCGCTGCGAGGGAGCAAACGCACTTGTCGGACCAGTCGTCGAGACGACTTTCATGATCACGACCGCGCCGAACGAGTTGGATACGGTCGGCAACCTGTTGAGCCGAATTCCAAAATGCCGAATTGCGAACGCCACTACCGGAACCTCGACAATCGTCGCCACGATGTGGTTTCAGACGATCAGCGAGATCGCGCCCTTCGCGGCTGCACTCACGCGAGAACTTCCGTCCATCACCATTTCGGACCGGTTCATCAGCCTCCACACCTTCAAGAGGGCAGGACATGTCCTTGATCAGGATGGACGAACCACCGGATTGATCCCACGGGCCATCTTCTAG
- a CDS encoding MBL fold metallo-hydrolase gives MDTTITEIAPDIYRLSTYLDEPNLIMNQFLVDGEEALLFHTGQRALFPVVSEAIARLIPLDRLRWITFGHVEADECGAMNSWLAAAPNAEVAHGAMGCFVQVNDLADRAPRPLQHGDVLETGTRRVRHLDTPHVPHGWDAGLMFEETTRTLFTGDLFTAFGHHPATTEEEIVGPAIAAEDMGSATCLTPALGPTIRGLADLEPLVLAPMHAPVFAGDCAQSLHDLAHGYEARLAAEQEKYRAEA, from the coding sequence ATGGACACCACGATTACCGAGATCGCTCCCGACATCTACCGGCTGTCCACGTACCTGGACGAGCCCAACCTGATCATGAACCAGTTCCTCGTCGACGGTGAGGAAGCGCTGCTGTTCCACACCGGTCAGCGTGCGCTGTTCCCGGTCGTGTCCGAGGCGATCGCCCGGCTGATTCCGCTCGACAGACTGCGGTGGATCACGTTCGGCCACGTCGAGGCCGACGAGTGCGGAGCGATGAACTCGTGGCTGGCCGCGGCGCCGAACGCCGAGGTCGCGCACGGGGCGATGGGATGCTTCGTGCAGGTCAACGACCTGGCCGATCGCGCACCGCGTCCGCTACAGCACGGTGACGTGCTCGAGACCGGCACCCGGCGGGTCCGTCACCTCGACACCCCGCACGTACCCCACGGGTGGGACGCCGGGCTGATGTTCGAGGAGACCACGCGGACGCTGTTCACCGGCGACCTGTTCACCGCGTTCGGTCATCACCCCGCGACCACCGAGGAAGAGATCGTCGGACCGGCCATCGCGGCGGAGGACATGGGGAGCGCGACGTGCCTGACCCCGGCGCTCGGGCCCACGATCCGGGGCCTCGCCGATCTGGAACCCCTGGTGCTGGCGCCGATGCACGCGCCGGTGTTCGCCGGCGACTGCGCGCAGAGTCTGCACGACCTCGCGCACGGATACGAGGCGCGGCTCGCGGCCGAGCAGGAAAAGTACCGCGCCGAGGCCTGA
- a CDS encoding (2Fe-2S)-binding protein has translation MTEYPDRDPDRSTAADGELDTCIEFALNGVKQIVRVDANAILLDVLRNNHGCKGVRASCERGVCGACTVLVDDLPVASCSTFAFSVDGASVETVEGLAAPDGTLSPQQRAFSECGGFQCGFCTSGMLMLTTGLLRQDPQPDRGTIREWISSNTCRCTGYEMILESVERAAELAGETNGESA, from the coding sequence ATGACCGAGTACCCCGATCGCGATCCCGACCGATCCACCGCCGCGGACGGAGAACTCGACACCTGCATCGAGTTCGCTCTGAACGGCGTCAAGCAGATCGTGCGTGTCGACGCCAACGCTATTCTGCTCGACGTTCTCCGTAACAATCACGGCTGCAAGGGTGTACGCGCTTCCTGCGAACGTGGGGTCTGTGGGGCGTGCACCGTGCTCGTGGACGATCTGCCGGTCGCCTCCTGTTCGACCTTCGCGTTCAGCGTCGACGGCGCCTCGGTGGAAACGGTCGAGGGGTTGGCCGCGCCCGACGGCACACTGTCCCCGCAACAACGCGCCTTCTCCGAGTGCGGGGGTTTCCAGTGCGGCTTCTGCACCTCGGGGATGTTGATGCTCACCACAGGGCTGTTGCGCCAGGACCCCCAACCCGATCGCGGCACCATTCGCGAATGGATCAGTTCCAACACCTGCCGCTGCACCGGATACGAGATGATCCTCGAATCGGTCGAACGTGCCGCCGAACTGGCCGGCGAGACGAACGGGGAATCCGCGTGA
- a CDS encoding MBL fold metallo-hydrolase, giving the protein MEPVRRQPLSRRRALTLLGSAATAATAVAATSCASHTSDAQPSGATPPDAYELSGDVDGYSTTLILLGTAAGPIAVPGRSGTSSVLVVGDRPYLIDAGPWSSRKLIQAGISADSLGGVFVTHMHSDHIADLVNVFWLVGGTPSYTARGVVPVYGPGSAGALPTPRAGKIIPIRNPLTPAPGLSRLFTGVLDAYAYDTNIRNAEKGAGTDYNRMLSLHDVLPPESSGASAENTAPEMEPFPVFEDDRVRVTATLVPHGPVYPSLAYRFDTEDGAVTFSGDTAKSSNVVRLAQGSDILVHEVIDVDFYAETSGPALVEHMIHAHTTAQDVGRVATDAGVRQVVLSHIGPGDPQQVTDDQWERGVKSTFAGVVTVGHDLVRIGVGQRR; this is encoded by the coding sequence ATGGAACCGGTTCGGCGACAGCCTCTGTCGAGGCGGCGGGCACTGACCCTACTGGGTTCCGCCGCCACCGCCGCCACCGCCGTCGCCGCGACGAGCTGCGCGTCGCACACCTCCGACGCGCAGCCGAGCGGGGCGACGCCACCGGATGCCTACGAGCTGTCCGGTGACGTCGACGGCTACTCGACGACGCTGATTCTGCTCGGAACCGCGGCCGGACCCATCGCCGTCCCGGGGCGGAGCGGCACGTCCAGCGTGCTCGTCGTCGGCGACCGGCCGTATCTCATCGACGCGGGTCCGTGGTCGAGCCGAAAGCTGATCCAGGCCGGCATCTCCGCCGACTCGCTCGGTGGCGTCTTCGTCACCCACATGCACAGCGATCACATCGCCGACCTGGTCAACGTGTTCTGGCTGGTCGGAGGCACGCCGTCGTACACGGCCCGCGGTGTCGTGCCCGTGTACGGGCCCGGTTCGGCGGGCGCCCTGCCGACCCCGCGAGCCGGCAAGATCATCCCGATTCGGAATCCGCTCACCCCTGCTCCCGGGCTGAGTCGGCTCTTCACCGGTGTTCTCGACGCATACGCCTACGACACCAACATCCGCAACGCGGAGAAGGGTGCCGGCACCGACTACAACCGCATGTTGTCGCTGCACGACGTGCTGCCCCCGGAGTCGTCGGGCGCCTCCGCCGAGAACACCGCACCGGAGATGGAACCGTTTCCCGTATTCGAGGACGACCGGGTGCGGGTCACCGCGACGCTGGTCCCGCACGGCCCCGTCTACCCGTCGCTGGCCTACCGATTCGATACCGAGGACGGCGCCGTCACGTTCTCCGGCGACACCGCGAAGTCGTCGAACGTGGTTCGGCTCGCGCAGGGATCCGACATCCTCGTCCACGAGGTGATCGACGTCGACTTCTATGCCGAAACGTCGGGTCCGGCACTGGTCGAGCACATGATTCACGCGCACACCACCGCGCAGGACGTCGGACGCGTCGCCACGGACGCCGGCGTCCGCCAGGTGGTTCTCTCCCACATCGGACCGGGCGACCCGCAACAGGTCACCGACGACCAGTGGGAGCGCGGCGTGAAGTCCACGTTCGCGGGTGTCGTGACCGTCGGGCACGATCTCGTCCGGATCGGCGTCGGGCAGCGCCGGTAG
- a CDS encoding FAD binding domain-containing protein, whose amino-acid sequence MRTQALGAGLVAQSQFAMAPFRLHRPTTIEDALAILSEHPDAVIAAGCSDLVAQIREGRGLETLVSLQKVDALRAIGHEAGVLHIGPMVTHHAGATDDIVGTVIPNLAAAWESIATVRIRYTATVGGNLMARRYRYEMPLLLGALDAELVFDAGAASRPVASLWADTASAQRGLLTDITIRTDDLVWFGYERSMRPTATVALAVRRNPDGTLRVRAHSGSEYRHGFALTADTGVGEIDPMALSAQLARQLPNECADYTGSAEYRRHLVRVLTRRLLIAAGAQLKGTTTR is encoded by the coding sequence ATGCGCACCCAGGCACTGGGTGCGGGGTTGGTGGCGCAGAGCCAATTCGCGATGGCTCCGTTCCGGCTTCATCGTCCGACCACTATCGAAGACGCCCTCGCGATCCTGTCCGAACATCCGGATGCTGTCATCGCCGCCGGTTGCTCGGATCTTGTTGCCCAGATCCGTGAGGGCCGCGGCCTGGAAACGCTGGTGTCGCTGCAGAAGGTCGATGCGCTGCGCGCCATCGGCCACGAGGCCGGCGTACTCCATATCGGTCCGATGGTGACCCATCACGCCGGTGCGACGGACGACATTGTCGGCACGGTGATCCCGAACCTCGCGGCGGCGTGGGAGTCGATCGCCACGGTTCGGATCCGCTACACCGCGACCGTCGGCGGGAACCTGATGGCGCGGCGATACCGCTACGAAATGCCGCTGCTACTCGGAGCCCTCGATGCGGAGCTTGTCTTCGACGCCGGTGCGGCATCCCGTCCGGTCGCGTCGCTGTGGGCAGACACCGCATCTGCTCAGCGAGGTCTGCTGACCGACATCACGATACGAACGGACGACCTCGTCTGGTTCGGTTATGAGCGGTCGATGCGTCCGACGGCGACGGTGGCGCTCGCGGTGCGCCGCAACCCCGACGGCACCCTGCGGGTGCGCGCGCACTCGGGATCGGAGTACCGACACGGATTCGCACTCACGGCCGACACCGGCGTAGGCGAAATCGATCCGATGGCGTTGAGTGCGCAGCTTGCCCGGCAGTTACCGAACGAGTGTGCCGATTACACCGGCTCGGCGGAGTACCGCCGGCACCTGGTGCGTGTGTTGACGCGCCGTCTGCTCATCGCGGCGGGTGCGCAATTGAAGGGAACGACAACGAGATGA
- a CDS encoding XdhC family protein has product MNSVLHDIYTEWEADRAVAVATVIATLGSSPRDPGAMLAVHQDGTVVGSISGGCVEGAVYESALEVLATGQPRIEHYGPSGNILEPGLTCGGSLTVFVERLDRETTPQLAELVERALRDETVILETVVAGPRAGTHRIAHELDAPTGLTPTGTLIRRFPSRPRMIIVGSTDFAAETGYLGTRMGYRVTLCDARPTFTTPQRFPHVDEVVCEWPSDWIARERNEGRFDSRTVIVVLTHDPKIDIPVLVECLDTTKWAEPLAYVGAMGSLTADTNRRRELAAAGIRPEHLTALSSPIGLAIGNRGPAETAISIAAEIITKRAIDAAPSWQRNRSDFPLDIVEQ; this is encoded by the coding sequence GTGAACTCCGTTCTCCACGACATCTACACCGAATGGGAGGCTGACCGCGCCGTCGCGGTCGCCACCGTCATCGCCACGCTCGGGTCGTCCCCGCGAGACCCCGGGGCCATGCTCGCAGTCCACCAGGATGGAACCGTGGTGGGCAGCATCTCGGGCGGTTGCGTCGAGGGGGCCGTCTACGAGTCCGCCCTCGAGGTCCTCGCCACCGGCCAGCCTCGAATCGAGCACTACGGACCGAGCGGCAACATCCTCGAACCCGGACTGACCTGCGGTGGATCGCTCACTGTGTTCGTGGAACGGCTGGACCGCGAGACCACGCCGCAACTCGCGGAGCTCGTGGAACGCGCACTGCGCGACGAAACCGTCATCCTCGAGACGGTCGTCGCGGGCCCGCGGGCGGGTACCCACCGCATCGCACACGAACTCGACGCACCCACCGGCCTGACCCCCACCGGAACGCTGATACGCCGCTTCCCGTCCCGGCCACGGATGATCATCGTGGGCTCGACCGATTTCGCAGCGGAAACCGGCTACCTCGGCACCAGAATGGGCTACCGGGTCACCCTCTGCGATGCCCGCCCTACCTTCACGACACCGCAGCGATTTCCCCATGTCGACGAGGTCGTCTGCGAATGGCCGTCCGACTGGATCGCACGCGAACGCAACGAAGGCCGATTCGATTCCCGCACAGTCATTGTCGTTCTCACCCACGATCCCAAGATCGACATCCCCGTTCTCGTCGAATGCCTCGACACAACCAAATGGGCAGAACCCCTCGCCTATGTCGGGGCCATGGGGTCACTCACCGCCGACACCAACCGACGACGAGAACTCGCCGCAGCCGGCATCCGCCCCGAACACCTCACCGCGCTGTCGAGCCCCATCGGCCTCGCAATCGGCAACCGCGGACCAGCTGAGACCGCCATCTCCATCGCCGCCGAAATCATCACCAAGCGCGCAATCGACGCAGCACCATCGTGGCAGCGTAATCGGTCCGATTTCCCGCTCGACATCGTCGAACAATGA
- a CDS encoding MFS transporter: MGGAVARPAGAGSPKKVALASLIGTTIEWYDFFIYSTAAVLVFNHHFFPSFDPAIGTLLAFSTFAAGFVARPIGAIVFGHFGDRVGRKSMMVVTILIMGVATVLIGLLPTYATIGAFAPVLLVLLRLTQGFALGGEWGGAALMATEHSPNSRRGFFGSWPQAGVAVGLILAMTVYLPLDAMADDHFMAWGWRVPFLLSAVLVITGLIIRVQVAESPEFDRVKDVHAVVRLPIIEVLRTHPKQVLLVAGASLSPGIFFYLLTVYNFVYTQEAGGLSQSAMLILVIVTSAVGFVVTPIAGALSDRFGRQRLFLLGLALIGFLAFPLYWALDSGSYGFIAACYVAATIAVYIPWALQPAYFSEAFDARVRYSGLSLATTLGNLLGSAIAPLIAGTLLSATHASISISLYVFVTAAMSFVCVLVLGRTNRKKDRQADSGIGIDNASGLRTPTYSE, from the coding sequence ATGGGTGGTGCAGTCGCACGACCAGCGGGCGCAGGCTCGCCGAAGAAGGTCGCGCTAGCGAGCCTGATCGGCACAACCATCGAGTGGTACGACTTCTTCATCTACAGCACCGCAGCGGTGCTCGTCTTCAACCATCACTTCTTCCCCAGCTTCGACCCGGCCATCGGAACGCTGCTGGCCTTCTCGACCTTCGCCGCCGGCTTCGTCGCCCGCCCGATCGGAGCCATCGTCTTCGGTCACTTCGGGGACAGGGTAGGCCGAAAATCGATGATGGTCGTCACCATCTTGATCATGGGTGTCGCCACCGTACTGATCGGCCTACTGCCGACCTATGCCACCATCGGCGCCTTCGCTCCGGTGCTGCTGGTGCTGCTCCGACTGACGCAAGGCTTCGCGCTCGGCGGCGAATGGGGGGGTGCTGCGCTCATGGCGACGGAGCATTCCCCCAATAGCCGACGTGGTTTCTTCGGCAGCTGGCCGCAGGCCGGGGTGGCGGTCGGACTGATCCTGGCGATGACCGTGTACCTACCCCTCGACGCAATGGCCGATGATCACTTCATGGCCTGGGGGTGGCGTGTTCCGTTCCTACTCAGTGCGGTACTGGTGATCACCGGGCTGATCATCCGGGTACAGGTAGCGGAGAGTCCGGAGTTCGACCGGGTCAAGGATGTGCACGCGGTCGTGCGCCTGCCGATCATCGAAGTTCTTCGCACACATCCGAAGCAGGTGCTCCTGGTCGCCGGCGCCAGCCTGTCGCCGGGCATCTTCTTCTACCTCCTGACGGTGTACAACTTCGTCTACACGCAAGAGGCGGGCGGCCTGAGTCAAAGCGCCATGCTGATTCTGGTGATCGTCACGTCCGCGGTCGGATTCGTGGTCACCCCGATCGCAGGTGCGCTCTCCGACAGGTTCGGCCGGCAACGGCTCTTCCTGCTGGGCCTTGCCCTCATCGGTTTTCTCGCCTTCCCGCTCTACTGGGCGCTCGACTCGGGCTCGTACGGCTTCATCGCCGCCTGCTACGTCGCCGCGACCATCGCCGTATACATTCCCTGGGCGCTGCAGCCGGCATACTTCTCCGAGGCGTTCGACGCACGAGTTCGCTACAGTGGGCTGTCGTTGGCCACGACCCTCGGCAATCTCTTGGGCAGCGCTATCGCGCCTCTCATTGCCGGCACACTACTCAGCGCAACTCATGCGTCCATCTCCATTTCCCTGTATGTCTTCGTCACCGCAGCAATGTCGTTCGTCTGCGTACTGGTGCTCGGACGGACGAACCGGAAAAAAGACAGGCAAGCCGATAGTGGAATCGGCATCGATAACGCGAGCGGGCTCCGCACTCCCACCTACTCGGAGTGA
- a CDS encoding FAD-dependent monooxygenase, with product MTRIAVCGGGIGGLATALALQKFGLDVTVYEQTRQFARVGADINLTPNAVRALDGLGVGPAIRESAARPQFRISRTWDTGVETSRLPMGDTAEQQYGAPQLTMHRGDLMTALENRLPAGSVEMGRRVSGIADGRIEFTDGSAASADVIVGADGIHSAVRTALLGRDQPTFTGVVAFRAVVPTERVGNLPNLDCFTKWWGPNPSTQIVTFPLNQGKDIFIFATCAQDEWTEESWTTPGSVTELRELYRDFHPEARALLDACDEVLKSALYVRDPLSSWTDGRSVLLGDAAHPMMPFMAQGAGMAIEDAVVLARCLSLFDDPAVALRTYQETRLQRTSRIQRGSRSNDWLKVAGNGDWVYEYDAWQVPLELAAARTDA from the coding sequence ATGACCAGGATCGCCGTCTGCGGAGGCGGAATCGGCGGACTCGCCACCGCTCTCGCGCTGCAGAAGTTCGGTCTCGACGTCACCGTCTACGAGCAGACGCGGCAGTTCGCCCGCGTCGGCGCCGACATCAACCTGACACCCAACGCGGTTCGGGCGCTCGACGGGCTCGGCGTCGGACCGGCGATCCGCGAATCCGCCGCACGGCCCCAGTTCCGGATCAGCCGCACGTGGGACACCGGCGTCGAGACATCGCGGCTGCCGATGGGCGACACCGCGGAACAGCAGTACGGCGCACCGCAATTGACGATGCACCGCGGCGACCTCATGACCGCGCTCGAGAACCGGTTGCCCGCGGGCTCCGTCGAAATGGGTCGCCGAGTCAGCGGCATCGCCGACGGCCGCATCGAATTCACCGACGGCAGTGCGGCGTCCGCAGACGTGATCGTCGGTGCCGACGGCATCCACTCCGCGGTCCGGACCGCGCTGCTCGGACGGGACCAGCCGACGTTCACCGGCGTCGTCGCGTTCCGTGCCGTCGTCCCCACCGAACGCGTCGGGAACCTGCCGAACCTCGACTGCTTCACCAAGTGGTGGGGGCCGAACCCGTCGACCCAGATCGTGACGTTCCCGCTCAACCAGGGCAAGGACATCTTCATCTTCGCGACCTGCGCCCAGGACGAATGGACCGAGGAGTCGTGGACGACACCCGGGTCCGTCACCGAACTGCGCGAGCTGTACCGCGACTTCCACCCGGAGGCGCGGGCGCTGCTCGACGCGTGCGACGAGGTCCTGAAATCGGCTCTCTACGTGCGCGATCCGCTGTCGTCGTGGACCGACGGCCGGTCCGTGCTGCTCGGCGACGCCGCGCACCCGATGATGCCGTTCATGGCGCAGGGCGCCGGCATGGCCATCGAAGACGCCGTCGTCCTCGCCCGCTGCCTGAGCCTGTTCGACGACCCCGCGGTCGCGCTGCGGACCTACCAGGAGACACGACTGCAGCGGACCTCCCGCATCCAGCGCGGCTCACGGTCCAACGACTGGCTGAAAGTCGCCGGCAACGGCGACTGGGTCTACGAATACGACGCCTGGCAGGTGCCGTTGGAATTGGCCGCGGCCCGAACGGACGCATAG
- a CDS encoding xanthine dehydrogenase family protein molybdopterin-binding subunit yields MIATPESFTHDVHSDAASGGYTVYSLPTAAPGKRVTGRDLPRADATAKVTGRAVYNTDIVRPGMLHAKVLRSPHAHARLVSIDASAARALDGVTAVLTRNETVGLACYGTMVKDQPVVATDAVRYVGDIVAAVAAVDESTALAALDLIEVEYEILPAVFDVEQALDPSSPTIHPVEPRGGLPPYRNGASASLRSGHNVSYEFRYSTGSPDVWDECDHIFEDTFRFSRMNHMHLEPFVTVAEATDDEIEVWTATQSPFNLRQELGHVFNLPENRIRVHVALLGGAFGAKNGPKADPVAIRLSQLSGGRPVRFCMSTEEGFLTVSQHAAKLTVKAGVKADGTFVARTSTVLLDSGAYAEHSPAVAEKAGYRMPGAYRWQHIDTVCKAVTTNTVPAGAMRGFGATQTTWAGERQVDLIAQRLGMDPYELRLKNLKKLGEEFVPGDAGIDSDLAEGMRLVADAIGYHTRDRGGNRGMGVCVGLKDSGGGNKPAMARVKVTANGDVFLNCALTEMGQGGHSAMSQIVADVLHTSRDRVVYTRIDTDHTPFDQGTNASSGVVVMGQAVRNAAENLRRQVLEWAGEQFALDPATAVLDDWTVRTPAGEVYPLFERIMEYFGHTGFEFSADGYYKVRNDADAPLAARCVFYEIGWAAAEVEVDPETGKVTVLQLAVSGDAGKVINKIGCRGQDEGAAVLGLAQALFEEMRYENGELLNAEALLYRVPLAEDIPERFVSITQEQGHGAGPFGAKGMGEGGMLPIAPAIAQAVADAVGAQLTELPMTPERVFRALSIGGVSSLLPLSHA; encoded by the coding sequence GTGATTGCGACACCCGAGTCCTTCACTCATGACGTCCACTCCGACGCCGCGAGCGGCGGGTACACCGTGTACTCGCTGCCGACCGCCGCACCGGGCAAGCGAGTCACCGGACGAGATCTGCCGCGCGCGGACGCCACGGCCAAGGTGACAGGCAGAGCGGTCTACAACACCGACATCGTGCGTCCGGGGATGCTGCACGCGAAGGTGCTGCGTAGCCCGCACGCGCACGCTCGTCTCGTGTCCATCGACGCGAGCGCCGCCAGGGCGCTGGACGGCGTCACTGCGGTGCTGACCCGCAATGAAACCGTCGGCCTGGCGTGCTACGGCACGATGGTCAAGGACCAGCCGGTAGTCGCGACGGACGCCGTCCGCTATGTCGGCGACATCGTTGCCGCCGTCGCCGCGGTTGACGAGAGCACCGCACTGGCAGCACTGGACCTCATCGAGGTCGAGTACGAGATCCTGCCCGCCGTATTCGACGTCGAGCAGGCCCTCGATCCGTCGTCGCCGACAATTCACCCGGTCGAGCCACGCGGTGGCCTGCCCCCGTACCGCAACGGCGCGTCGGCGTCGTTGCGCAGTGGCCACAACGTCAGCTACGAATTCCGGTACAGCACCGGTTCACCGGACGTGTGGGACGAGTGCGACCACATCTTCGAGGACACTTTCCGCTTCTCCCGGATGAACCACATGCATCTCGAACCGTTCGTCACCGTCGCGGAGGCAACCGACGACGAAATCGAGGTCTGGACCGCGACGCAGAGCCCGTTCAACCTCCGCCAGGAACTCGGGCACGTGTTCAACCTCCCGGAAAACCGGATCCGGGTACACGTGGCCCTCCTTGGCGGCGCGTTCGGCGCGAAGAACGGCCCGAAGGCCGACCCGGTCGCCATCCGGCTGTCCCAGCTCAGCGGCGGCCGACCGGTGCGATTCTGCATGAGCACCGAGGAGGGCTTCCTCACCGTGTCGCAGCACGCTGCGAAGCTGACCGTCAAGGCCGGCGTGAAGGCGGACGGCACGTTCGTCGCCCGCACATCGACGGTGCTCCTCGACAGCGGGGCCTACGCCGAACACAGTCCGGCGGTGGCGGAGAAGGCCGGTTATCGGATGCCGGGCGCGTACCGCTGGCAGCACATCGACACCGTCTGCAAGGCCGTCACCACGAACACGGTGCCCGCCGGCGCCATGCGCGGCTTCGGCGCCACACAGACCACGTGGGCCGGCGAACGTCAGGTCGACCTCATCGCACAGCGTCTCGGCATGGACCCGTACGAGCTGCGGTTGAAGAACCTCAAGAAGCTCGGTGAAGAGTTCGTGCCCGGGGACGCGGGAATCGACTCGGACCTCGCCGAAGGAATGCGTCTGGTCGCGGACGCCATCGGCTACCACACCAGGGATCGCGGTGGTAACCGCGGCATGGGAGTGTGCGTCGGCCTCAAGGACAGCGGCGGCGGCAACAAGCCCGCGATGGCGCGGGTCAAGGTGACCGCCAATGGCGACGTCTTCCTCAACTGCGCGCTCACCGAGATGGGCCAGGGCGGGCACTCGGCGATGTCCCAGATCGTGGCCGACGTCCTGCACACCAGCCGGGACCGCGTCGTGTACACCCGCATCGACACCGACCACACCCCCTTCGATCAGGGGACCAACGCCTCATCCGGTGTCGTGGTGATGGGGCAAGCCGTGCGCAACGCGGCGGAAAACCTGCGCAGACAAGTGCTCGAGTGGGCCGGTGAGCAGTTCGCACTCGACCCCGCCACCGCGGTGCTGGACGACTGGACGGTGCGCACCCCCGCGGGCGAGGTATATCCGCTCTTCGAACGGATCATGGAGTACTTCGGCCACACCGGTTTCGAGTTCTCGGCGGACGGCTACTACAAGGTCCGGAACGACGCTGACGCGCCGTTGGCCGCCCGGTGCGTCTTCTACGAGATCGGTTGGGCTGCAGCGGAGGTCGAAGTCGACCCGGAGACCGGCAAGGTGACGGTGCTCCAGCTCGCGGTCAGCGGTGACGCGGGCAAGGTGATCAACAAGATCGGCTGCCGCGGGCAGGACGAAGGCGCCGCCGTTCTGGGACTCGCGCAGGCCCTGTTCGAGGAAATGCGGTACGAGAACGGCGAACTCCTCAACGCCGAGGCCCTGCTGTACCGCGTCCCGCTCGCGGAGGACATCCCCGAACGGTTCGTTTCGATCACCCAGGAGCAGGGACACGGCGCCGGCCCGTTCGGCGCAAAAGGCATGGGGGAGGGCGGCATGCTCCCCATCGCCCCGGCCATCGCTCAGGCCGTCGCCGACGCGGTCGGCGCCCAGCTCACCGAATTGCCGATGACCCCGGAGCGTGTCTTCCGTGCACTCTCGATCGGCGGCGTTTCCAGTCTCCTGCCGTTGTCGCACGCCTGA